One genomic region from Pseudobacteriovorax antillogorgiicola encodes:
- the pstB gene encoding phosphate ABC transporter ATP-binding protein PstB produces the protein MSTPVLQTKNLSLSYGDSQVVNDVNIDFKEKSVTALIGPSGCGKSTLLRTLNRMNDFIDSFSIAGDVLFRGTDIYNSPIDVTDFRRQVGMVFQKPNPFSSSIYKNITWGPKINGYQGDMDELVETSLRRASLWDEVKDKLNSSGLALSGGQQQRLCIARAIAMDPEIILMDEPCSALDPQSTLAIERLITELQEKYTIIIVTHNMQQAARISEYTAFMYNGDMVEYDDTSKVFSTPANQLTQDYIGGRFG, from the coding sequence ATGAGCACTCCCGTATTGCAAACCAAAAACTTATCGTTGTCCTACGGAGACTCGCAGGTCGTCAACGATGTGAACATCGATTTCAAGGAGAAGTCGGTCACAGCGCTCATTGGGCCATCTGGTTGTGGTAAGAGTACTCTATTGCGCACTCTCAACAGAATGAACGATTTCATCGATAGCTTTAGCATCGCTGGGGATGTTCTATTCCGAGGAACCGACATCTACAATAGCCCCATTGACGTCACCGACTTTAGGCGCCAAGTAGGCATGGTTTTTCAGAAACCAAACCCCTTCTCTTCGTCTATCTACAAAAATATCACCTGGGGTCCTAAGATTAACGGCTACCAAGGAGATATGGATGAATTGGTGGAAACATCCCTGCGTCGTGCTTCCTTATGGGATGAGGTTAAAGACAAACTGAATAGCAGCGGTCTCGCTCTATCCGGTGGTCAGCAACAGCGGTTGTGTATTGCCAGAGCCATTGCCATGGACCCTGAGATTATCCTGATGGATGAGCCATGTTCAGCCCTTGACCCTCAGTCCACCTTAGCTATCGAGCGCTTAATCACCGAGTTGCAAGAAAAGTATACCATCATCATCGTAACCCATAACATGCAGCAGGCGGCTCGGATCTCAGAGTACACGGCCTTTATGTATAATGGCGATATGGTGGAGTACGACGACACCAGCAAGGTTTTCTCGACTCCGGCGAACCAACTTACTCAAGACTACATTGGTGGACGCTTCGGCTAG
- a CDS encoding RidA family protein, which translates to MSIETISTESAPKAVGPYSQAACHGPWIFCSGQVPLDPQSGSLIEGNIQEQTHQVMKNLQNVLEAAGAKLSDVIKTTIYLQDMENFSKVNDVYAGYFTPPYPARATVEVARLPLNADVEIEVIACRS; encoded by the coding sequence ATGTCGATTGAAACCATCTCAACCGAATCGGCCCCCAAAGCCGTTGGCCCTTACTCACAAGCAGCTTGCCACGGGCCATGGATTTTTTGTTCGGGCCAGGTGCCTCTCGACCCTCAATCTGGCTCACTCATCGAAGGCAATATCCAGGAGCAGACACATCAGGTCATGAAAAACTTGCAAAATGTCCTGGAAGCAGCGGGAGCCAAGCTCTCCGACGTGATAAAAACAACTATTTATTTGCAAGATATGGAAAACTTCAGCAAAGTAAACGATGTTTATGCTGGATATTTCACTCCACCTTATCCAGCACGAGCAACTGTTGAAGTCGCTAGGCTGCCATTAAATGCTGATGTTGAAATTGAAGTGATCGCTTGTCGCAGCTAA
- the aspS gene encoding aspartate--tRNA ligase — MSKSWTRTHHLGEISERSIDETVTIMGWVHHRRDHGHVVFIDLRDRYGVAQLVLDPAISPDAHQVAESCRHEYVLAAKGRVRRRPDGMDNDSIRTGAIEIEVHQAKILNPSATLPFQIQDQSETHENIRLKYRYLDLRRPELRDALVLRAKVASSFRRALEYERFMEIETPYLYKSTPEGAREFLVPSRIHPGSFFALPQSPQVFKQVLMVSGFDRYYQIVKCFRDEDLRSDRQPEFTQVDCELSFVGQEEVMTLMEEITTQVIKDVKGLSLPPFKRISYTTATERYGTDKPDLRFDLPLVDLSSIASDTEFKVFSQAISLGGIINGLVVPENCGNLSRKDIDALTEIVCQHGAKGLAWAKVKEGQGVESWQSPIAKFVGDQAIAEINKTLGLKPGDTIFFGADDYKTVKQSLAALRIELGRILQLYNPQSLCFAWVTDFPLFETLPNGKLAACHHPFTSPLEDDIPLLSAKPEQVRAAAYDLVLNGHEIAGGSIRIHDANLQNQVFQTLGLSPSEAEETFGFLLEALRYGAPPHGGIAFGLDRLVMILAGATSIRDVIAFPKTNKSSCLMTSSPQEVSSDELRDIHIRVQKMSLNAKET, encoded by the coding sequence ATGAGCAAGAGTTGGACAAGAACCCACCACTTGGGCGAAATTTCTGAACGTAGCATTGATGAAACTGTCACCATCATGGGCTGGGTCCATCATCGTCGAGACCACGGCCACGTGGTTTTTATCGATCTACGTGATCGCTATGGTGTCGCTCAGCTGGTGCTCGATCCAGCAATATCTCCCGACGCCCATCAGGTTGCAGAGTCATGTCGTCATGAATATGTTTTAGCAGCAAAGGGAAGAGTTCGGCGCAGACCTGATGGTATGGATAACGATAGTATCCGCACAGGCGCGATAGAAATTGAAGTGCACCAAGCTAAGATTCTTAACCCTTCGGCCACCCTCCCGTTTCAAATCCAAGACCAGTCAGAGACTCATGAAAACATCAGGCTCAAGTATCGCTATTTGGACCTTCGTCGCCCCGAACTTCGCGACGCGCTCGTTCTAAGAGCCAAGGTTGCTAGCAGCTTCAGAAGGGCTCTCGAATATGAGCGTTTCATGGAGATAGAAACTCCGTATCTCTATAAATCCACTCCAGAGGGAGCACGAGAGTTTTTGGTACCTTCTCGTATTCATCCGGGCTCTTTTTTTGCTTTGCCTCAAAGCCCCCAAGTCTTTAAGCAAGTTCTGATGGTGTCTGGCTTCGATCGCTACTACCAAATTGTCAAATGCTTCCGCGATGAAGATCTAAGGAGCGACCGACAGCCAGAGTTTACCCAGGTTGACTGTGAGCTTTCATTTGTGGGCCAAGAAGAGGTCATGACTCTGATGGAAGAGATCACGACTCAAGTCATCAAAGACGTTAAGGGGCTAAGCCTTCCGCCATTCAAAAGAATATCCTATACCACTGCAACGGAGCGCTATGGCACCGATAAGCCAGATTTGCGCTTCGACCTGCCCCTTGTCGACTTAAGTAGCATTGCTTCGGATACTGAGTTCAAAGTATTCAGCCAGGCAATCAGCCTCGGAGGCATCATTAACGGTCTTGTTGTTCCCGAGAACTGTGGCAATTTGAGTCGAAAAGATATCGATGCCCTTACAGAAATAGTGTGCCAACATGGAGCTAAGGGGTTGGCTTGGGCGAAAGTCAAGGAGGGTCAAGGAGTCGAAAGCTGGCAGTCACCCATTGCCAAATTTGTGGGAGATCAGGCCATTGCAGAGATAAACAAAACTTTGGGCCTTAAGCCTGGTGACACCATCTTTTTCGGAGCCGACGACTACAAGACTGTAAAGCAGTCCTTGGCCGCTTTAAGAATCGAACTTGGTAGGATCTTGCAGCTTTACAACCCTCAGTCTCTTTGTTTTGCATGGGTTACAGACTTCCCTTTGTTTGAAACCCTTCCGAATGGAAAGCTTGCAGCATGCCATCACCCCTTTACCTCTCCTCTGGAAGACGATATACCTTTACTGTCAGCAAAGCCTGAACAGGTCAGGGCTGCAGCCTATGATCTAGTCTTGAATGGACACGAAATAGCAGGTGGCTCCATTAGAATTCACGATGCTAACCTTCAAAACCAAGTGTTCCAAACCCTTGGTTTATCACCGTCGGAAGCAGAGGAAACCTTTGGCTTTCTTCTCGAAGCTCTTCGTTATGGCGCTCCTCCCCATGGAGGTATTGCCTTCGGCCTGGACCGTCTGGTGATGATATTGGCAGGGGCTACGTCTATTCGAGATGTCATAGCTTTTCCCAAAACGAATAAAAGCTCGTGCTTGATGACATCCTCACCCCAGGAAGTCAGCAGCGATGAGCTTCGCGACATTCATATCCGCGTTCAGAAGATGAGTTTGAACGCCAAGGAGACGTAA